AAAATATCCATCTCAACCTTGTAAGTTGAGAGATTCATCAGTTCTTTCATAATTATCCCGAATCTCTTTTTACCTGTCCGGCACTGCACTTAATTTCCCGTTCTTGATCAGCCACGCGGTAATATTGATCCAGTTATCCACAATGGAATTCTTTTCATCAAGAATTTCATCAAAGGGTAAATCTACAGCACAGCCCAGCAGGTCAGGCAGACCTTTCATAATGGAAACTGCGGCTTTCTTACCGGCGGTTTCCGGAATGAGACCCCATGATATCTCATCAAGTATATGCAGAACCGCAGCTGTAGTACTTACGAGAGAAGGATTCTTGGAAAACTCACGTAGCTCCTTTAAAAAAGCAGCCTTACGGTTCTGTCCCTCAAGTCTTGATGCTGCCTTCCAGTACATTGCCTCATCCACACCGAACCTGTCAAGGCGGACCATCATATCCCTCTGGGAAAGAGGTGTGAGATCGGACTGGAGTTCCAGGGCACGCAGGGTTGCTTCCAGCACACACCTTCCTATCATCTCCCCGAGCTTGGAATGTTTCCCGGCATCGGTTAAAGTGATAGTACTTGTCCTGTCCGCAACGATGGCTATCATATCCGTCCCTGAACCCGTTGCAATACCATTCGAGTGCCTGCTTGGTGCCACAAGCTGCTGCAGTGCCGCAGTCTTTGCCTCGGTTGCAGTGACGATCGCCCTGGTCATGGAATACGGAGGGAGGTTTGCACCTATGAGAAGTATGGTGTTGATGGTACCCTGTATATACTGATAAGCCCCGTTTTCCTGGTAATATGAAGCAGGATCACCCACACGCCCTCCGTTGACTTCGATGCCTCCGGTGACTATGGCAGTCACTTCCACACCCCTGAAAGAGCGTGTGACAATAGCGGCATTCTCCATACAGGCCGCGGTCAGCAGGCCGGATGATTTTTCGGGATCCACCCCGAGTTTGTTCGATATGAACTCAAGATAAGCCGGAACGCTACCTCCTTCAAGGTCCTCTGCAGAATGTTTACCCCTTGGCACATGGTGATTGAACACAGCCTCCAGGTCTTCCCTGTATCCTCCATTGACCCAGGAAGTTGTAAATGCACTTCTGCCCTCCGGAAGGATGACCACAATGGAACCGGACCTGCGATACACCTTTTCACCACCTGAAGTCTCCAGCAGCATGACACCTACCTCATCTTCAAGAGGTGAGCATTCTCCAGAACCTGTTCCTGCTGGCAGGGCTTTTTCCAAATCTTCTACCATGAATCCTTCACCATATTCTTATTTAAAAATTGTAATTCCCTTTACGGAAGATCATGATAAGTTATCCGACAGGGGGCTTATAAGTGTTTGTGAAAGGGCATCATGCAGTTTCGGCTGCAGCATGTGCTGCCTCTCTCTCGGACAGGTTCCCAAGATACAGCCGTGCCCACAGAAAGATCACTAAAGCACCGAGCATATTGCCGACAACCATTCCCCACCAGACACCTATGATTCCCATATCCAGGACTACCGCAAATACAAGGGCAAACAACGGAACGAATATGAGAGCGCGCAGGATCGTTGCCGCAAGTGCATTGATACCCTTGCCCACACCCTGGAAAAGAGCCGAGGAAAGCAGGCCTAAGGATACCGTGGGGTAGAAGATACAGATTATCCTGATGAAAACAGTAAGATCATCGGTTATATGGGATGCACCTTCTGACATGGTAAACGCGTAGGCTATCTGTGGTGCAAGCACGAATGTCAGAACTGCAATACCCGTCTCAACAAGAAAACCCATCTTCGTTGCGTAAACATGGGTAAAAGATACCTTGTCATAGGACTGCTCACCAAAAGCAAAGCCACTCATAGTGATAACAGCAGTTGCTATACCGATAAGGGGTGCAATTGCCACCGTTGCAACCCGCCAGCCTACAGTGTAGACAGCCACGGCATCGGTATTGCTTACATAGATTATGATGATATTCATGATCAACATCATCAGGGCCATGGATGACTGCTGGAAGGATGCCGGTATACCAACCCTGAATATATCCCTGAGTATACCCCTGTCGAACCTGAAATCCCCGAAATCAAAGGACACATAGGTATCCTTGCGGAAAAAGAGCCAGTTGGCCATGAGAGCTGAACTGACCCCAAGAGAGATCACAGTAGCCCAGGCCGCACCTGCAATACCCATATCAAGCTGGTATATCATTATCGGGTCCAGTATGATATTCAGAACGGAACCAAGTACCATTGCATTCATGGCGCGTTTGGTATCACCTTCACTGCGCAGAATGGCGCTTGCCACGTTGGGGAAGAACATCAGGATACTTCCGGCAAATATTACCTTTCCGTAGGAGGTTGCAAGCCCCACGGTCTCTCCGGCCCCAATCAATGTGAATATTGTTTCTGCATAGAAGTAGAGCGGGACCGCGAACAGTACCACCAGTATGAGCATCAGGATCATGGTGTGGACCGCAACGTTGTCAGCTTCATGCTTGTTCCTTGCACCCAGTTTGCGGGATATCGCGGAACCTCCGCCAATACCGAGTCCGTTTGAAAGAGCTATGGAAGCAAAGAAGAACGGGAACACGAAGCCTACAGCTGCAAGGGCATCTGCTCCAAGCCCGGATACCCAGAAAGTATCCACCAGATTATATATGGTCTGGATGGACATTGCAAACATCATGGGTAGTGCCAGCTTTATGATGGCTTTTTTAGGATCACCGGTAAGGGTATCCATTCCTTTGGTGCTTTTTTCCGTCCCGACTTCCGGATAGGGGTCGGGGTCGACTTCGGAACCCTTCATTTTTGGGCCTTCCTTGCCTCGTTCTCGGCAGATATATTGCCTATTGCCCTGTTCATCATGAGGATGAAACTATCCCGTTCTTCCCCGGTGAAACCCTTAAAGACAGTTTCGTTGATCCGGGAAGATATCTCCTTTATCACAGGTCCGAGCTCTCTTGCCCTGTCCGTAAGGAAGACGCAATATGCACGCTTATCCCGCGGATCGGTTTCCCTGCGTACGTAGCCGCATTCCTCAAGTTTGTTCAGGGCCCTGGTTCCTGTTGCCCGGTCACAGCTCAGTGCTCTGGTAAGACTTTCCTGGCTTATGCCATCACGATGCAGCAGGCGCATCAGAAATGGAAACTGACCGCTTCCTATCCCATATGGTTCCAGTTCCCCTGCAATAAACGTCTGAACCTGCCTTGCAAGCAAAAAAGACTCTCTCCCTATGGACTCATGTGCCTTTTTCATTAGAAGGTCCTTATTTTCGGATGATGAAATCAAAATATCCCCATTGTTGCTATATCAATAGTTGCGTATGCAACAATATGTATTTAAAATAATCGCATACAAAAATCAAAGCCAGAAAATCATTCGGCAAAAAGCTCTACACCCATGATGCTGAGGAAGATATCCTCAAGTGAGGGGACTATGGTTCGCATCTCAACGATATCCCCGCCTCTGGATGCCACCCATTTGGTAGTATTATTGACCACATCTATATCATCGGTAATTACAACATAAGCATCATCTGCCTGTGTCACATCTGCAAGATCATAATCCCCGATGTCATCGACCCTGAACTCAAGACGGTACTGTATCTTACCGTATTCTTCACGGATATGATCCGCTGTTCCCTGTATGATCTTCTGTCCGTTCTTCAGTATCAGGATGTTGTCACAAAGGCTCTCTACCTGATAGAGATTATGGGCTGTAAAGATGATGGTCTTGCCTTCTTTTTTAAGAGAGCGGACATAGTCTGTGATATATCTTGATGTCATGGGGTCAAGACCCGATGCAGGCTCGTCATAGATCAGGATATCGGGGTCATTGATAAGAGAGCGGGCGATTGCGACCTTACGCTTCATACCCTTTGAGAGATCACCTATCTTCTTGCCGTCCGCATTGAGCGAAAGATCAAAAAGCAGATCTGAGATCCTCTTTTTTGCCACGCCCTTATCAATATCATAGAGTTCTGCAAAGAACATCAGATAATCGTTCACAGACATACCCTCATAAAGAGGTGATTCTTCAGGAAGAAAACCTAAAAAGGACTTAATTTCAACGGAGTCACGGAACATATCAAGACCTTTCATGGAGATGTCACCCCTGCTTGGTTTGATAAGACCACCAAGCATCTTCAGTGTGGTCGTCTTTCCAGCACCGTTGGGGCCTACTATTCCGAAGATCTGGCCTTTTGCTATGGAAAAGCTCAGGTTTTCAACTGCAACGAAATCCCCGTATTCTTTTCTGAGTCCACTGACTTCGATGATATTCTGTTCCACAAATACACAATATAGATTACAATATATAAAATGTTTTATAAAAAATAGAATGAATGGTTGCCGGTGGCAACCTCATATGATTTATTCTTTATCCAGATGTACATCCATCTGCGGGAACGGAATTTCAACGCCTTCCCTGTTGAAAGCATCGTATATACCATTGATCAGTTCGTTCCTTACAGGCCAGAAATCGGATGTCTTTGTCCATGCACGCAATTGCAGGTTGACCGAAGAATCAGCCAGTTCGGTCGTCACAACCGAAGGTGCTGGATCATCAAGTACAAGTGAATGTCCCTTCATCAGATCCAGTGCCACATTGACCGCTTTACCGACCTCAGTACCGTAACTGACACCCACATCAACACTGATCCTGCGTGTTGGCATGCGGGTTGCATTGATAATAGGACTGCCCCAGACAAGCTTGTTAGGTATGGTTATGAACTGGTTATCAGGTGTCAGAAGCTCGGTAGCCATGATACCCACGGCATCCACGGTACCTGAAAGACCGTCAACAGTCACATACTCCCCCTTATCAAGAGGCCTAAGAGATGCGATCCATACACCGGCAGCCACGTTATTCAGGGAATCCTGCATACCAAAGCCAAGAACCAGTCCTATGACCGCCGAAAGTCCGACGACCACCGAGCTTACGTCAACTCCAAGAGCACTCACAACAGCCAGCAATACCGCAACGTATAGCAACGCCCGCAGAAACCGGACAAGGAACTCGATGATGAGTTCCGGAAGTTTGGTTTTCTTAAGACCGTTCCTGAACATCCCGGAAAGAATCCCCGCAACCACTATTCCGGCGATAAGAACCACCAGTGCGAACAGTACCTGCGACACCGCTATGTCGGTATAAGGTATAGTTTGAGCTAGAATATCCGCCATTTTTACAACTCCACAAACATCCGAAAATGATGTTCTGAAAAGAATTCTGTTCTTATTACATATAATGCTTGGGAAATTTGTCAATAAGTGTATTAGTTACATAGATATTAATATAATAAAATCATAATAAAACTAGATGCCAGGCTGGTTCACAATAGCAAAATGGGAATTCTTCAGGTCAAGACTCAAATTCGATGCAAGATCATCTGCAATGCTCATCATTTCTCTGATACTGGTGGTGCTGGCTTCTGCCTCCGCAGCCCAGACTGAGATGAGCATGAACCAGGAGATCTACAGTATATCCACCACCGAACCCGGACTGGAACATATTCTTGAAAGCGACCAGAGATTTGACACCCGTATCGTTACCGCCTATGAAGCAAGTCAGTTCTACAGATACGGTGACGACCTTACGATCATCGGGAATAACGCATACCTGGCACAGACAAGAAAATCAGCCGCCGCCGGTAGCGCACTTGAAAACACAATCAAGGAATATCGTGAGATAGTACTGAGTTCTTACAATGATGTGAACAACAGTCACCCTGTATGGGTAACAGTCCATGACGTGGAGAGACCCCAGAACTTCCAGCTCCTGAGTGCAGAAGAAACTGCAGGAAGGCTTGAAGCCGGGACAGAGGAAGACGAGGAAAGACAAAGTACTGCATATACTAATGATGAAAACGGCGAGGGAATCACACCAGATACATACAGTTCAGGTTCATCATTCATGCCTCCCGAGGACATAGAAGAACTTGACCAATACCAGGGAAAAACCTTCTTCCAGCGGCAGACGATCTCAACACCAACCCATTTCTCCCCACCGATCCCTTTTACAGCAATCCTGTATGCATTCCTCTTCATATTCCCAATATACTTCGTATCACAATTCTACTCCACCAGTGTCATGGATGAGCGCACCAACAGAAAAGGTGAGCTCATACTCGTAGCACCTCTCAGGGCAAAGGACATCGTTATCGGCAAGACCGTGCCATATCTTCTGGTAACTCTTCTCATACAGGCTGCTATCACTTTCTACATCATGGGAATTCCCACAGCCTTTGAAGGACTCAAGAATGTGTTTCTTATCCTTGCCACCATATTCCCCGTGGTACTGCTGTTCTTCGCACTTTCGTTCTTCGGAGCCATCCTTTCAAGAAGCTTTAAGGAGCTGACATTTGCGAGCGTTTTCCTCTCGGTGGTCATTTCAGGCTACCTGTTCTTCCCGGCCATGTTCACAAATATCCATGCAATAAGTTCCATATCCCCTATCACACTAATCGTCCGCCTGATAGAGGGAGAGAGCATAATGCTTGATACATACATGTTCTCAACCATTCCGTTCTACTTTGTGGGACTGTCAGCATTTGCCTTCGGGACTTTCATTTTCAGGGAAGAGGACCTCTTCACCCAGAAGACAATTAAAGAGAAGATCGTGGATTCCTTCGAGATCTTCCTGTCACACAGGTACGGCTCGGTTTTCCTGCTCAGCATCGTCTTCATACCGTTTGTCTACATGACCCAGTTGATGCTGATAGTC
The window above is part of the Methanolobus zinderi genome. Proteins encoded here:
- a CDS encoding adenosylcobinamide amidohydrolase, which codes for MVEDLEKALPAGTGSGECSPLEDEVGVMLLETSGGEKVYRRSGSIVVILPEGRSAFTTSWVNGGYREDLEAVFNHHVPRGKHSAEDLEGGSVPAYLEFISNKLGVDPEKSSGLLTAACMENAAIVTRSFRGVEVTAIVTGGIEVNGGRVGDPASYYQENGAYQYIQGTINTILLIGANLPPYSMTRAIVTATEAKTAALQQLVAPSRHSNGIATGSGTDMIAIVADRTSTITLTDAGKHSKLGEMIGRCVLEATLRALELQSDLTPLSQRDMMVRLDRFGVDEAMYWKAASRLEGQNRKAAFLKELREFSKNPSLVSTTAAVLHILDEISWGLIPETAGKKAAVSIMKGLPDLLGCAVDLPFDEILDEKNSIVDNWINITAWLIKNGKLSAVPDR
- a CDS encoding MATE family efflux transporter, with protein sequence MKGSEVDPDPYPEVGTEKSTKGMDTLTGDPKKAIIKLALPMMFAMSIQTIYNLVDTFWVSGLGADALAAVGFVFPFFFASIALSNGLGIGGGSAISRKLGARNKHEADNVAVHTMILMLILVVLFAVPLYFYAETIFTLIGAGETVGLATSYGKVIFAGSILMFFPNVASAILRSEGDTKRAMNAMVLGSVLNIILDPIMIYQLDMGIAGAAWATVISLGVSSALMANWLFFRKDTYVSFDFGDFRFDRGILRDIFRVGIPASFQQSSMALMMLIMNIIIIYVSNTDAVAVYTVGWRVATVAIAPLIGIATAVITMSGFAFGEQSYDKVSFTHVYATKMGFLVETGIAVLTFVLAPQIAYAFTMSEGASHITDDLTVFIRIICIFYPTVSLGLLSSALFQGVGKGINALAATILRALIFVPLFALVFAVVLDMGIIGVWWGMVVGNMLGALVIFLWARLYLGNLSEREAAHAAAETA
- a CDS encoding mechanosensitive ion channel family protein; the encoded protein is MADILAQTIPYTDIAVSQVLFALVVLIAGIVVAGILSGMFRNGLKKTKLPELIIEFLVRFLRALLYVAVLLAVVSALGVDVSSVVVGLSAVIGLVLGFGMQDSLNNVAAGVWIASLRPLDKGEYVTVDGLSGTVDAVGIMATELLTPDNQFITIPNKLVWGSPIINATRMPTRRISVDVGVSYGTEVGKAVNVALDLMKGHSLVLDDPAPSVVTTELADSSVNLQLRAWTKTSDFWPVRNELINGIYDAFNREGVEIPFPQMDVHLDKE
- a CDS encoding ABC transporter permease; this encodes MPGWFTIAKWEFFRSRLKFDARSSAMLIISLILVVLASASAAQTEMSMNQEIYSISTTEPGLEHILESDQRFDTRIVTAYEASQFYRYGDDLTIIGNNAYLAQTRKSAAAGSALENTIKEYREIVLSSYNDVNNSHPVWVTVHDVERPQNFQLLSAEETAGRLEAGTEEDEERQSTAYTNDENGEGITPDTYSSGSSFMPPEDIEELDQYQGKTFFQRQTISTPTHFSPPIPFTAILYAFLFIFPIYFVSQFYSTSVMDERTNRKGELILVAPLRAKDIVIGKTVPYLLVTLLIQAAITFYIMGIPTAFEGLKNVFLILATIFPVVLLFFALSFFGAILSRSFKELTFASVFLSVVISGYLFFPAMFTNIHAISSISPITLIVRLIEGESIMLDTYMFSTIPFYFVGLSAFAFGTFIFREEDLFTQKTIKEKIVDSFEIFLSHRYGSVFLLSIVFIPFVYMTQLMLIVMLFNLPVPYSVIAMIIFSAMAEELVKSAGIYTLFKRKLADVSLKNAVRLAVLSGTGFFVGEKAVAVLTLSPIASSAFGSVMTMGTLLLIPLLLHISTAMVSSLGMYRLGTRRYFMAVLLATIVHSAYNMFILRVILFG
- a CDS encoding ABC transporter ATP-binding protein, whose protein sequence is MEQNIIEVSGLRKEYGDFVAVENLSFSIAKGQIFGIVGPNGAGKTTTLKMLGGLIKPSRGDISMKGLDMFRDSVEIKSFLGFLPEESPLYEGMSVNDYLMFFAELYDIDKGVAKKRISDLLFDLSLNADGKKIGDLSKGMKRKVAIARSLINDPDILIYDEPASGLDPMTSRYITDYVRSLKKEGKTIIFTAHNLYQVESLCDNILILKNGQKIIQGTADHIREEYGKIQYRLEFRVDDIGDYDLADVTQADDAYVVITDDIDVVNNTTKWVASRGGDIVEMRTIVPSLEDIFLSIMGVELFAE
- a CDS encoding MarR family winged helix-turn-helix transcriptional regulator → MISSSENKDLLMKKAHESIGRESFLLARQVQTFIAGELEPYGIGSGQFPFLMRLLHRDGISQESLTRALSCDRATGTRALNKLEECGYVRRETDPRDKRAYCVFLTDRARELGPVIKEISSRINETVFKGFTGEERDSFILMMNRAIGNISAENEARKAQK